Proteins encoded within one genomic window of Bacillus sp. 1NLA3E:
- a CDS encoding isoprenyl transferase produces the protein MLNKLKLWKNGPHSSNLRERMVQIKGQQVPSHVAIIMDGNGRWAKKRALPRIAGHHEGMKVVRKITKLASEMGIDVLTLYAFSTENWKRPKKEVDYLLKLPEEFLGTFLPELVKENVRVTMMGYEDKLPSHTLRAIQKAMDETKDNTGLILNFALNYGSRAEIVDAVKKVLNDCKNGILDENELTEETFSSYLMSANIKDPDLLIRTSGEIRLSNFMLWQLAYSEFWFTEVLWPDFEEQHFMEAIEAYQNRQRRFGGV, from the coding sequence ATGTTAAATAAATTAAAGCTATGGAAGAACGGGCCACACTCTTCCAATCTCCGAGAGCGAATGGTACAAATAAAAGGGCAGCAAGTTCCTTCACATGTCGCAATTATCATGGATGGTAATGGAAGATGGGCGAAAAAAAGGGCCTTACCACGCATTGCTGGACATCATGAGGGTATGAAGGTAGTTCGGAAAATTACGAAATTAGCAAGCGAAATGGGAATAGATGTCCTAACCTTATATGCATTTTCAACGGAGAACTGGAAACGTCCTAAAAAAGAAGTGGATTATTTATTAAAACTCCCTGAAGAATTCTTAGGTACTTTCTTACCAGAACTTGTTAAAGAAAATGTAAGAGTAACCATGATGGGTTATGAGGATAAATTGCCTAGTCATACATTAAGGGCAATTCAAAAAGCGATGGATGAAACAAAGGACAATACAGGACTAATCTTAAATTTTGCTTTGAATTACGGGAGTAGGGCGGAAATTGTTGATGCTGTGAAGAAGGTCTTAAATGATTGCAAAAATGGTATACTAGATGAAAATGAATTGACAGAAGAAACATTTTCATCGTACCTCATGTCAGCAAATATAAAAGACCCTGATTTGTTAATTCGAACAAGCGGAGAAATTCGATTGAGCAATTTTATGCTTTGGCAGCTAGCCTATTCAGAGTTTTGGTTTACGGAAGTCCTTTGGCCTGATTTTGAAGAACAACATTTTATGGAGGCCATCGAAGCCTATCAGAATCGTCAAAGAAGATTTGGAGGAGTGTAA
- a CDS encoding phosphatidate cytidylyltransferase — translation MKQRIVTAIIAAAIFLPIVIFGGSLFIFLAYLLASIALFELLKMRKLSLFSIPGMISLILLWIFLIPTQYEGVLDNINYTKSELGLLAILLFLTYTVASKNRFTFEDVGFSTLAIIYVGTGFYYLIETREADLIYIFYSLFIIWATDSGAYFIGRAFGKNKLWPEISPNKTVEGFIGGILCALVVAVLFVYLSDIDATLMQLLWITTLLSIFGQIGDLVESAIKRHYNVKDSGNILPGHGGILDRFDSLLFVLPLMHFFHLL, via the coding sequence ATGAAGCAACGAATCGTAACAGCGATTATTGCAGCAGCCATTTTTTTACCGATTGTTATTTTTGGAGGAAGTCTTTTCATTTTTTTAGCATACCTCCTTGCATCTATTGCACTGTTTGAGTTATTAAAAATGCGTAAGCTTAGCCTGTTTTCTATTCCAGGAATGATTTCACTTATACTGTTGTGGATTTTTTTGATACCAACGCAATATGAGGGCGTCCTAGATAACATAAATTATACAAAATCAGAGCTTGGATTACTTGCCATTTTATTATTCTTGACCTATACAGTGGCGTCCAAAAACCGTTTTACATTTGAGGATGTTGGATTTTCGACATTAGCCATCATCTATGTTGGAACTGGTTTTTATTATTTAATTGAAACAAGGGAAGCTGACTTAATCTATATCTTTTATTCTTTATTTATCATTTGGGCAACTGATTCTGGTGCTTATTTTATTGGTAGAGCCTTTGGGAAAAATAAGCTTTGGCCAGAAATTAGTCCTAATAAAACGGTGGAAGGTTTCATTGGCGGCATTTTATGTGCACTTGTTGTAGCTGTCTTGTTTGTATATCTATCAGACATTGATGCTACTTTAATGCAATTGTTATGGATCACCACTCTGCTATCTATTTTTGGGCAAATTGGTGACCTGGTCGAATCGGCAATCAAACGCCATTATAATGTGAAGGATTCTGGGAATATCCTGCCAGGGCATGGTGGAATCTTAGATCGTTTTGACAGCTTACTTTTTGTCTTACCATTAATGCATTTTTTCCATTTGTTATAA
- the dxr gene encoding 1-deoxy-D-xylulose-5-phosphate reductoisomerase — protein sequence MKYISLLGATGSIGTQTLDVIKEHPNEFTLVAMSVGRNINLARTIISQFSPKLVSVLEKSTCETLKVEFPDTTFTYGEEGLTEVAVFDQANILVNAVLGSVGLFPTLQAIAAKKTIAIANKETLVTAGHLVMDAVKKNGVELLPVDSEHSAIFQALQGEKAKNIERLILTASGGSFRDRTREDLETVTLDEALAHPNWSMGAKITIDSATMMNKGLEVIEAHWLFSVPYEKIGVLLHKESIIHSMVEFHDSSIIAQLGSPDMRVPIQFALTYPDRLPFPSAKRLNLAQVGQLHFTEMDFERFRCLQFAYEAGKIGGTMPTVMNAANEAAVSAFLDGKIKFLQIEDLIEKALTAHQSIKNPSLETIQEIDKETRHYIKTLL from the coding sequence GTGAAGTATATTAGTTTGTTAGGTGCTACCGGTTCAATTGGAACACAAACACTTGATGTTATTAAAGAACATCCAAATGAATTTACTTTGGTTGCCATGTCTGTCGGTCGGAATATCAATCTCGCCAGGACCATCATCTCTCAATTTAGTCCTAAGCTAGTTTCTGTCCTAGAAAAATCAACATGCGAAACATTAAAAGTGGAGTTTCCTGATACAACCTTTACATATGGTGAAGAAGGCTTAACTGAAGTGGCTGTCTTTGATCAGGCAAATATTTTAGTGAATGCTGTATTAGGAAGTGTTGGTCTATTCCCAACCCTCCAAGCAATTGCAGCGAAAAAAACAATTGCGATTGCTAATAAGGAAACACTTGTAACAGCAGGGCATCTAGTTATGGACGCAGTGAAGAAAAATGGCGTTGAATTGTTACCCGTCGATAGTGAACATTCTGCTATATTTCAAGCACTTCAAGGCGAAAAGGCGAAAAATATTGAACGGTTAATTTTAACTGCATCAGGCGGAAGCTTTAGGGATCGAACTCGGGAAGATTTAGAAACCGTAACACTAGATGAAGCTTTAGCACATCCGAATTGGTCAATGGGGGCAAAAATAACAATTGATTCAGCTACTATGATGAATAAGGGGCTCGAGGTAATTGAAGCACATTGGCTGTTTTCAGTCCCTTACGAAAAGATTGGTGTATTGCTTCATAAAGAAAGTATTATTCATTCCATGGTTGAGTTTCATGATAGTAGTATTATTGCTCAGTTGGGTTCCCCTGATATGAGAGTTCCGATTCAATTTGCGTTAACCTATCCTGATAGACTACCATTTCCAAGCGCAAAGCGGCTAAATTTAGCCCAAGTGGGTCAATTGCATTTTACTGAAATGGACTTTGAACGATTCCGTTGTTTACAATTTGCCTATGAAGCTGGGAAAATTGGAGGCACAATGCCGACAGTAATGAATGCAGCAAATGAAGCAGCAGTTTCAGCATTTTTAGATGGGAAAATTAAGTTTTTACAAATAGAGGATTTAATTGAAAAAGCACTTACCGCTCATCAAAGTATTAAAAATCCAAGTCTTGAAACCATTCAAGAAATTGATAAAGAAACGAGACACTATATAAAAACACTTCTATAA
- the rseP gene encoding RIP metalloprotease RseP, with protein MTTVIAFIVIFGALVFFHELGHFIFAKRAGILCREFAIGFGPKVFSHKKGETTYTIRLLPIGGFVRMAGEDPEMVEIKPGHRIGLLLDQDEKITKIILNNKDKFPEARIVEVESADIERDLFIKGYADGDEETLQTFSINRDAVMVEDGTETQIAPYDRQFSSKTLGQRTMAIFAGPMMNFILAFVVFVIIALLQGVPSLDPMLGKLTPDGAALKAGLKEGDIVQSIQGSEISSWTDVVEMIRKNPNNELEFAIERNGKTLEIPVTPEQKKVEGENIGIIGVYSPVEKSPLKAVTYGFHETYNWTKDIFGMLGKLVTGQFSIDALSGPVGIYQSTDMVAKSGIYYLMKWAGILSINLGIMNLLPIPALDGGRLLFFAIEALRGKPIDRQKEGMVHFIGFALLMLLMLVVTWNDIQRFFL; from the coding sequence TTGACTACAGTTATAGCCTTTATTGTGATATTCGGCGCCCTCGTATTCTTTCATGAATTAGGACACTTCATTTTCGCCAAACGAGCTGGGATCCTTTGTAGAGAGTTTGCAATTGGCTTCGGTCCAAAAGTTTTTTCCCATAAAAAAGGGGAAACCACCTATACGATTCGCTTGCTTCCAATTGGTGGATTTGTTCGTATGGCTGGTGAGGATCCCGAAATGGTTGAAATCAAGCCTGGGCATCGAATCGGTCTTTTACTTGATCAAGATGAAAAAATCACGAAAATAATTCTAAATAATAAGGATAAGTTTCCCGAGGCGCGAATTGTTGAAGTAGAATCTGCGGATATTGAACGGGATTTATTCATAAAAGGGTATGCCGATGGAGATGAAGAAACACTCCAAACCTTCTCGATTAATCGGGATGCAGTTATGGTCGAAGATGGAACTGAAACACAAATTGCTCCATATGACCGTCAGTTTTCCTCGAAAACCTTGGGCCAGCGAACAATGGCTATATTTGCCGGACCTATGATGAATTTTATCTTAGCCTTTGTGGTGTTTGTGATTATTGCCTTGTTACAAGGTGTACCTTCATTAGATCCAATGCTCGGTAAACTAACGCCTGACGGAGCTGCACTTAAAGCAGGTCTAAAAGAAGGGGATATCGTCCAAAGCATTCAAGGCTCTGAAATTTCAAGCTGGACAGATGTAGTGGAAATGATCCGTAAAAATCCTAATAATGAATTAGAGTTTGCGATTGAACGGAATGGGAAAACATTGGAAATCCCTGTTACTCCTGAACAAAAGAAAGTCGAAGGGGAAAACATTGGAATAATTGGTGTATATAGTCCTGTAGAAAAATCACCCTTAAAAGCTGTAACGTATGGATTTCATGAAACCTATAATTGGACAAAGGATATTTTTGGAATGTTAGGTAAATTGGTTACCGGTCAATTTTCAATCGATGCCCTTTCTGGACCAGTAGGTATATACCAATCGACAGATATGGTTGCTAAATCGGGGATTTACTACTTAATGAAATGGGCTGGTATTTTAAGTATCAATCTTGGAATCATGAATTTGTTACCAATTCCTGCACTTGATGGAGGAAGATTATTGTTTTTTGCGATTGAAGCGTTGCGTGGAAAACCAATTGATCGCCAAAAAGAAGGAATGGTACACTTCATCGGTTTCGCATTGCTTATGCTATTGATGCTAGTCGTTACTTGGAATGATATACAAAGATTTTTCTTATAA
- a CDS encoding proline--tRNA ligase, with the protein MKQSMTFIPTLREVPADAEIKSHQLLLRAGFMRQNASGIYSYLPLAKKVLQKVEAIVREEMDNAGAVELLMPALQQAELWQESGRWYTYGPELMRMKDRHAREFALGATHEEVITSLVRDEVKSYKRLPLTLYQIQSKFRDEKRPRFGLLRGREFIMKDAYSFHSSKESLDDVYDKLFAAYSNIFARCGLDFRAVIADSGAMGGKDTHEFMALSDVGEDTIAYSDTSDYAANIEMAPVISNYEKSNDALLGLEKVRTENQRSIEEVSDYLKVDASKCIKSLMFKIDDRNVLVLVRGDHEVNDIKLKNMFEASSVELADAEETAAILGCPVGSLGPIGVESVEIIADHAIEFVVNGVTGANEEHYHYTNVNAGRDFTVSKYVDLRFIQEGDLSPDGNGKILFAKGIEVGHVFKLGTRYSEAMNATYLDEFGKAKPMIMGCYGIGVSRTMAAVAEQFNDEKGLVWPVKIAPFDIHLIPVNMKDENQSSLAEELYQTLKQNRFDVLLDDRIERPGVKFADSDLIGLPIRVTIGKKATEGIVEVKIRKTGEVLEVQKDELVERLTQLLLSL; encoded by the coding sequence ATGAAACAGAGTATGACGTTTATTCCTACACTCCGCGAAGTTCCTGCTGACGCGGAAATTAAGAGCCATCAATTATTATTACGTGCCGGCTTTATGCGGCAAAATGCTAGTGGGATTTATAGTTACTTACCATTGGCAAAAAAAGTCCTACAAAAAGTTGAAGCTATTGTTCGTGAAGAAATGGACAATGCTGGTGCGGTGGAATTACTTATGCCCGCATTGCAACAAGCTGAATTATGGCAGGAGTCTGGTCGCTGGTATACTTACGGACCAGAGTTGATGCGCATGAAGGACCGACACGCTCGAGAATTTGCGCTTGGAGCTACACATGAAGAAGTGATCACGAGCTTGGTACGTGATGAAGTAAAATCCTACAAAAGATTACCACTTACCCTTTATCAAATCCAATCTAAGTTTCGTGACGAAAAACGACCTCGATTTGGATTATTACGAGGAAGAGAGTTTATCATGAAGGATGCATACTCATTCCATTCATCCAAGGAAAGTTTAGATGATGTGTATGATAAATTATTTGCAGCTTATTCTAATATCTTTGCCAGGTGTGGCTTAGACTTCCGAGCTGTTATTGCTGACTCAGGTGCAATGGGTGGGAAGGACACACATGAATTTATGGCACTTTCAGATGTGGGTGAAGATACAATTGCCTATTCAGATACGTCCGATTATGCTGCTAACATCGAAATGGCTCCAGTTATTTCGAATTATGAAAAGTCAAACGATGCATTATTAGGACTTGAGAAGGTCAGAACTGAAAACCAACGCTCAATTGAAGAAGTTTCAGATTATTTAAAAGTGGATGCGTCAAAGTGCATAAAATCATTAATGTTTAAAATTGATGATCGGAATGTATTAGTGCTCGTTCGTGGTGATCATGAAGTAAATGATATCAAGCTTAAAAATATGTTTGAAGCAAGCTCCGTTGAACTAGCCGATGCGGAAGAAACTGCAGCCATTCTTGGTTGCCCTGTCGGGTCATTAGGACCAATCGGTGTAGAAAGTGTTGAAATCATTGCTGATCACGCTATTGAATTCGTCGTTAATGGTGTGACGGGAGCTAATGAAGAACATTACCATTATACAAATGTTAATGCAGGCCGTGATTTTACTGTTAGTAAATATGTCGATCTTCGTTTTATCCAAGAAGGGGATCTTTCTCCAGATGGGAATGGAAAGATTTTATTTGCAAAAGGAATTGAAGTTGGCCATGTCTTTAAGCTTGGCACACGCTATAGTGAAGCGATGAATGCCACTTATTTAGATGAATTTGGAAAAGCGAAACCTATGATTATGGGATGTTACGGAATTGGTGTATCCAGAACCATGGCAGCCGTAGCCGAGCAATTTAATGATGAAAAAGGTTTGGTTTGGCCAGTTAAAATCGCTCCATTCGATATTCATCTTATTCCTGTTAATATGAAGGATGAAAATCAGTCGTCATTGGCAGAGGAACTTTATCAGACACTAAAACAAAACCGCTTTGATGTGTTACTTGATGATCGAATTGAGCGTCCAGGTGTAAAATTTGCTGATTCTGATTTAATTGGATTACCAATTCGTGTAACAATTGGTAAAAAAGCAACTGAAGGGATTGTCGAAGTGAAAATTCGCAAAACCGGAGAAGTACTAGAAGTGCAAAAAGATGAGCTAGTCGAGCGATTAACACAACTTTTGTTATCATTATAA
- a CDS encoding PolC-type DNA polymerase III, whose protein sequence is MSDDKGKKEQFLVLLQQLQMTEDAIVQHFEHAQLQKVVVDKELTKYHFHFLIEKILPANIFSLLAARLQRTFSYIAKTSTFSLQVRDHQFQAETAQDYWNLCLQEIDGMSPPTQKLLHEQVPKINGNKIIITARNEPEGQSIKKKHATVISDIYQSFGFPLLAMDIEVSHDTKEVENFIKAKEKEDQEKAFLALVEMQKKDADKEKGGEGAPQGPLTVGLTIKDNSEFRRIEEINEEERRVAVQGYVFDAETKELRSGRTLLTFKITDYTSSIMVKMFSRDKEDAALFQHVKKGMWLKVRGSVQNDTFVRDLVMIGNDLNEVKPVERKDTAPEDEKRVELHLHTPMSQMDAVTPVGALIAQAKRWGHKAIAVTDHAVVQSFPEAFGAGKKNDIKILFGVEVNLVDDGVPIAYNDAHRLLADDTFVVFDVETTGLSSVYDTIIELAAVKIRGGEVIDRFESFINPHHKLSATTINLTGITDDLVESAPEEAEVIKRFYDWAEDGILVAHNATFDMGFLNVGYKNIGLGKATNPVIDTLELARFLFPGMKNHRLNTLAKKLEVELTQHHRAIYDAEATGYLLLKMLKDATEKGIEYHDQFNDHMGQGNAFQRARPYHCSLLVQNEIGLKNLFKLVSISQIHYFYRVPRIPRSQLQKYREGILVGSACDKGEVFEGMMQKGFEVASELARFYDYLEVQPKEVYAHLLEMELVRDEKSLEDIISNIAKLGSDLNIPVVATGNVHYLNENDKIYRKILINSQGGANPLNRHELPDVHFRTTNEMLASFAFLGKEKAKEIVVTNTNKVADMIDVIKPIKDDLYTPKIEGAEEEMREMSYGMAKRIYGDVLPEIVEARLEKELKSIIGHGFAVIYLIAHKLVKKSLDDGYLVGSRGSVGSSLVATMTEITEVNPLPPHYICPACKTSEFFNDGSVGSGFDLPDKDCPECGAKYKKDGHDIPFETFLGFKGDKVPDIDLNFSGDYQGRAHNYTKVLFGEDNVFKAGTIGTVAEKTAYGYVRGYQNDNNLQLRGAEVDRLVSGCTGVKRTTGQHPGGIIVVPDYMDIYDFTPIQYPADDSSSEWKTTHFDFHSIHDNVLKLDILGHDDPTVIRMLQDLSGMDPKTIPTDDPEVMKIFSGTESLGVTEEQIMCKTGTLGIPEFGTRFVRQMLEETKPTTFSELVQISGLSHGTDVWLGNAQLLIQDGTCNLSEVIGCRDDIMVYLIYQGLEPSFAFKIMESVRKGKGLSDEMEEEMRKNKVPEWYIDSCKKIKYMFPKAHAAAYVLMAVRIAFFKVHHPLLYYAAYFTVRAEDFDVDAMVRGSQSIRAKIEEINSKGLEASTKEKNLLTVMELALEMCERGFSFGKVDLYRSSASDFIIDGNVLIPPFNAIPGLGTNAAFNIVKARGEGEFLSKEDLQQRGKVSKTIIEFLENHGCLEDLPDQNQLSLF, encoded by the coding sequence TTGAGCGATGATAAAGGCAAAAAAGAGCAATTCCTAGTCTTGCTCCAACAGCTACAAATGACTGAAGATGCAATCGTACAGCATTTTGAACATGCCCAATTGCAAAAAGTAGTTGTCGATAAGGAATTAACTAAATATCATTTTCACTTTTTAATTGAAAAAATACTACCTGCAAATATCTTTAGTCTATTGGCTGCAAGATTGCAAAGGACATTTTCATATATTGCGAAGACTTCTACCTTTTCACTACAAGTTCGGGACCACCAATTTCAAGCTGAGACAGCGCAGGATTATTGGAATTTATGTCTTCAAGAAATTGACGGGATGTCCCCTCCGACACAAAAGCTTCTTCATGAGCAAGTTCCGAAAATAAATGGAAATAAAATCATCATTACCGCTCGCAATGAACCAGAAGGTCAAAGTATCAAGAAAAAACACGCCACCGTCATTTCTGATATTTATCAATCCTTTGGTTTTCCGCTTTTGGCCATGGATATAGAAGTATCACACGATACAAAAGAAGTAGAAAACTTTATCAAGGCGAAAGAAAAGGAAGACCAAGAAAAGGCATTCCTTGCACTTGTTGAAATGCAGAAGAAGGATGCTGATAAGGAAAAAGGTGGAGAAGGTGCACCTCAAGGTCCGCTGACAGTTGGCTTAACGATTAAGGATAATTCCGAATTTCGTAGAATAGAAGAAATTAATGAAGAGGAACGCCGTGTAGCAGTCCAAGGGTATGTTTTCGATGCCGAAACGAAGGAATTGCGGAGTGGTCGGACTTTGTTAACCTTTAAAATCACCGATTACACAAGTTCGATTATGGTAAAAATGTTTTCAAGAGATAAAGAGGATGCTGCTTTATTCCAGCACGTTAAAAAGGGCATGTGGCTTAAGGTTCGAGGAAGTGTCCAAAACGATACATTTGTCCGGGATTTGGTCATGATTGGTAATGATCTAAACGAAGTAAAGCCAGTCGAGCGGAAAGACACAGCCCCTGAAGATGAAAAAAGAGTTGAACTTCACCTTCACACGCCGATGAGCCAGATGGATGCGGTCACGCCGGTTGGGGCCTTGATTGCTCAAGCAAAAAGATGGGGCCACAAGGCGATTGCTGTTACCGATCACGCCGTGGTTCAATCCTTTCCAGAAGCATTCGGTGCTGGTAAGAAAAATGATATTAAAATATTATTTGGTGTCGAGGTAAATCTCGTTGATGATGGAGTACCTATTGCCTATAATGATGCTCATCGTTTGCTGGCTGATGATACCTTTGTTGTGTTTGACGTGGAAACAACTGGCCTATCTTCAGTTTACGATACAATCATCGAGTTAGCCGCTGTCAAAATTCGAGGCGGTGAGGTAATAGATCGCTTTGAATCATTCATAAATCCACATCATAAACTCTCGGCAACGACAATCAATCTGACTGGAATCACCGATGACCTTGTAGAATCTGCACCTGAAGAGGCAGAAGTCATCAAAAGGTTTTATGACTGGGCTGAGGATGGGATCTTAGTTGCTCATAATGCGACATTTGATATGGGATTCTTAAATGTGGGCTACAAAAATATTGGACTTGGCAAAGCAACAAATCCAGTCATCGATACACTTGAGCTAGCACGGTTCTTATTTCCTGGAATGAAGAATCATCGCTTAAACACATTAGCGAAAAAGCTTGAAGTCGAACTTACTCAGCATCACAGAGCAATTTATGACGCTGAAGCAACAGGGTACTTACTGCTTAAAATGCTTAAGGATGCAACGGAGAAAGGGATTGAATATCACGACCAGTTTAACGATCATATGGGACAAGGTAATGCTTTTCAACGTGCCCGTCCATATCATTGTTCGCTCCTCGTCCAGAATGAAATTGGGCTAAAGAATTTGTTTAAGCTTGTTTCGATTTCACAGATTCACTATTTTTACAGAGTTCCACGAATTCCTAGATCTCAGCTTCAAAAGTATCGTGAAGGGATCTTAGTCGGGTCAGCCTGCGATAAAGGGGAAGTTTTTGAGGGAATGATGCAAAAAGGATTTGAAGTGGCGAGCGAGTTGGCCCGTTTTTATGACTATCTTGAAGTTCAACCAAAGGAAGTGTATGCACACCTTTTGGAAATGGAACTGGTGAGAGATGAAAAGTCGTTGGAAGACATTATTTCCAATATCGCCAAACTAGGGAGTGACTTGAACATCCCGGTTGTGGCGACAGGGAATGTTCATTATTTGAATGAAAATGATAAAATTTACCGAAAAATCCTGATTAATTCACAGGGAGGCGCAAATCCGCTAAATCGTCACGAGCTCCCCGATGTTCATTTTCGGACAACAAATGAAATGCTAGCTTCCTTCGCATTTTTAGGGAAGGAAAAGGCAAAAGAAATCGTCGTGACGAATACGAACAAGGTTGCTGACATGATTGACGTGATCAAACCGATTAAGGATGATCTTTACACGCCAAAAATCGAAGGCGCCGAAGAAGAGATGCGTGAGATGAGTTATGGAATGGCAAAAAGGATCTATGGTGATGTGCTACCGGAAATTGTTGAAGCACGGCTGGAAAAAGAATTAAAAAGTATTATTGGACATGGGTTCGCTGTTATTTATCTGATTGCCCACAAGCTTGTAAAAAAATCACTTGATGACGGCTATCTGGTTGGATCCCGTGGTTCAGTCGGCTCATCGCTTGTGGCAACCATGACGGAGATTACAGAGGTTAATCCTCTCCCGCCACACTATATTTGTCCGGCATGTAAAACTTCTGAGTTTTTTAATGATGGTTCTGTTGGTTCCGGATTTGACCTACCTGATAAAGATTGTCCTGAATGTGGGGCGAAATATAAAAAGGATGGTCACGATATTCCGTTTGAAACCTTTCTTGGCTTTAAAGGAGATAAAGTTCCCGATATCGATTTGAATTTCTCTGGAGACTATCAAGGTCGTGCCCATAACTATACAAAAGTGTTGTTTGGTGAGGACAATGTATTCAAAGCCGGTACAATTGGTACGGTGGCTGAAAAGACAGCCTATGGATATGTAAGAGGCTATCAAAATGACAACAACCTACAACTACGGGGTGCTGAAGTTGACCGCCTTGTCTCGGGTTGCACAGGTGTCAAAAGGACAACCGGTCAGCATCCAGGCGGAATCATCGTTGTTCCAGATTATATGGATATATATGATTTCACACCGATACAATATCCCGCGGATGATAGTTCGTCAGAATGGAAAACAACGCACTTTGATTTCCATTCCATTCATGATAACGTCCTGAAGTTAGATATCCTGGGTCACGACGATCCAACCGTTATTCGGATGTTACAAGATTTAAGTGGAATGGATCCGAAGACGATTCCTACCGATGACCCAGAAGTCATGAAGATTTTTAGTGGGACGGAATCGCTGGGAGTAACTGAGGAACAAATTATGTGTAAAACTGGAACACTTGGAATCCCGGAATTTGGAACCCGATTTGTCCGGCAGATGTTAGAAGAAACAAAACCAACTACATTTTCGGAGTTAGTTCAAATTTCTGGTTTGTCCCATGGAACCGATGTTTGGCTCGGCAATGCTCAATTACTAATCCAGGATGGAACTTGTAACTTAAGCGAAGTAATCGGCTGTCGGGATGATATAATGGTTTATTTAATCTATCAAGGCTTAGAACCCTCATTTGCCTTTAAAATCATGGAGTCCGTTCGTAAAGGTAAAGGCCTATCGGACGAAATGGAAGAAGAAATGCGAAAAAACAAAGTACCTGAATGGTATATAGATTCCTGTAAAAAAATAAAATATATGTTCCCAAAAGCGCATGCTGCTGCCTATGTGTTAATGGCAGTTCGGATTGCTTTCTTCAAGGTCCACCATCCGCTTTTGTATTATGCAGCGTATTTCACGGTTCGTGCCGAGGATTTTGATGTTGACGCAATGGTTCGAGGCTCGCAATCGATTCGAGCTAAGATTGAAGAAATTAATAGTAAAGGACTAGAGGCTTCAACGAAAGAGAAAAATCTCCTAACGGTGATGGAGCTCGCCCTTGAAATGTGTGAGAGAGGCTTTTCATTTGGAAAGGTTGATTTATATCGTTCAAGCGCCAGTGACTTTATTATTGATGGAAATGTGTTGATTCCACCATTCAATGCCATTCCGGGACTTGGCACAAATGCAGCGTTTAACATTGTAAAAGCACGCGGTGAAGGAGAGTTCCTATCAAAAGAAGATTTACAACAACGCGGTAAAGTTTCAAAAACAATTATCGAATTTCTTGAAAATCATGGATGTCTTGAGGACTTACCTGATCAAAACCAATTGTCGTTATTTTAG
- the rimP gene encoding ribosome maturation factor RimP: MSKVTEVVESMVTPILDESGLELVDIEFVKEGRDYFLRVYIDKEAGVDIEDCGIVSEKLSEKLDEVDPIPHNYFLEVSSPGAERPLKKDKDFEKAIGKNVFIKTYEPIDGEKSFEGILTQFDGETVMVEMKIKTRKKSIVIPYEKIANARLAITFS; the protein is encoded by the coding sequence ATGAGCAAAGTGACCGAAGTAGTAGAAAGCATGGTGACACCAATATTAGATGAAAGTGGATTAGAATTGGTGGATATTGAGTTCGTAAAAGAAGGTAGAGACTATTTTCTTCGGGTTTATATTGATAAAGAAGCCGGAGTAGATATAGAAGATTGCGGGATTGTCAGTGAAAAATTAAGCGAAAAGCTCGATGAAGTTGATCCAATTCCACATAATTATTTCTTGGAAGTATCGTCTCCTGGTGCTGAACGCCCCCTTAAAAAAGATAAAGATTTTGAAAAGGCGATCGGCAAAAACGTATTTATTAAAACGTATGAACCCATTGATGGTGAAAAGTCCTTTGAAGGGATTTTGACCCAATTTGACGGTGAAACTGTTATGGTAGAAATGAAGATTAAAACAAGAAAGAAAAGTATTGTGATTCCGTATGAAAAAATAGCAAATGCTCGTTTGGCTATTACATTCTCATAA